From the Chryseobacterium fluminis genome, the window GTCCCATTACAGAAATCAGCTACTGCCGGGGTGTATTCATATACAGGCTATTTTGCTGTTGGTGGATTTAAAATGATAAAAACACCTGGAGAATGGACCGTTCAATACGGTTTAGGATCTTCTTCAGGGATTCTAAGTACGGATAGTGGATCAGGCAATATCAGCGTTACTACAGCCGGATATTATAAATTAACAGTAAATACCACAACACTAACTTATACATTTGCTCCAGTAACCCCACCTACAGCTACTTATACTTCAATTTCGATGATCGGAACGGCGTCAGGTGATTGGAGCACAGATGTGGATCTTCAGCAGTCAACCTTTGATCCTCATATTTGGGTTAAGAAAAATGTACTATTAAATTCCGGAGAGTTTAAATTCAGAGCTAATCATGCATGGACAACAAGCTGGGGAGTAGCTGAAGAGTTTTTTGGAATAGCAACAACGAGCGGAGGAAATATTCCTTTAACTACTTCTTTTACTTACAATGTATATTTTAATGATATTACAGGCGGGTATACTGCAATTCCGTACTATCCTTAGTGAAGTAAATATATAGTTAATATAAATTTAATCTGAATTTACATAGCAAAGTGCTGCTTAACAACAGCACTTTTTTTATTTTTAAAGTTTATAAATAGTCATTATGAAGAAAATTACAGTTGGAGCAGTTTTGCTCTCAATGATGTTTGCGGGTGTTAATGCACAGTCTTTAAAATCGCCGGACGGAAAATTCGAAATGGATTTCCAGTTGAAAGGCGGCATTCCTTACTACGACCTTAAATATAACGGCAAAACGGTAGTCGAAGATTCCAAATTGGGACTGAGGCTATTTAAAGATACTTCCATAAAATTTGCTTCAGAGATTGCAAAACCGGAAGATGCTAAATTTGATCTGAACAGCGGATTTACTAAAACAGCAGAAAAAAGAGATTCTAAAAATGAATCCTGGCAGCCTGTTTTGGGAGAAAAGAAAAATTATATCAATCATTATAATGAACTGGCGGTAACCCTTAACCAGGCAACTACCGACAGAAGCATTATTGTAAAATTCAGATTGTTTAACGATGGGCTTGGATTCAGATACGAGTTTCCCCAGCAGAAAAATCTGAATTATTTTGTGATCAGGGAAGAAGATTCTGAAATAGATTTCCCGTCCGATATGAAAGCCTGGTGGATGGTGGCAGATTACGATTCTCAGGAATACCAGTATCAGGAAACAAAAGTTTCGGAAATTCCTGCAAGATGGCCGAAAGCGGCAGATGCCAACGCTTCCCAGACCCTAATTAAGAATGCCGTTCAGTCCCCTTTAATGCTTAAAAAAGAAGGAAAAGAACCATTATATATTAATGTTGCAGAAGCTGCTGTTTTAGATTATCCGGCTTCCCACCTGGAGGTGGATGCTCAGAACTTTAAGCTGAAAACCCATCTTACAGCAGACAGACAGGGAGCGAAAGGTTATATCCAGACGCCTTCTGTAACGCCTTGGAGAACTATTATTGTGGCACCCAAAGCGGAAGAGGTAATGGATTCGAAAATGATTTTCAATCTTAATGAGCCTACGAAGTATACAGATACTTCTTACATTCACCCGACGAAATATATGGGCGTATGGTGGGAAATGATCATCGGGAAATCCCAGTGGGCTTACGGACAGCCGGAATCCAATGTTCGTCTCGGACAGACTGATTTTGCAAAACTTACACCCAACGGAAAACATGCGGCCAACAATACCAAAGTTAAGGAATATATAGATTTTGCAGCAGAGAACGGATTTCAGGGATTACTGATCGAAGGCTGGAACGTCGGTTGGGAAGACTGGTTCGGTCATTCTAAAGAATTTGTTTTCGACTTTATCACGCCGTATCCGGATTTCGATATCAAAATGTTAAATGAATATGCGCATTCAAAAGGAATCAAACTGATCATGCACCACGAAACTTCCGGTTCCGCAACGAACTACGAAAGATGGGCAGACAAAGCATTCCAGCTGATGAATAAATACGGCTATGATGCTGTAAAAACAGGATATGTAGGGGACATCATCCCAAGAGGGGAGCACCATTATTCGCAGTGGACTATCAATCACTTCTACAGAATCGCAGAAAAGGCGAACGAGTACAAAATTATGATTAATTCTCACGAATCGGTTCGTCCTACAGGAGAAAGCCGTACCTACCCGAATTATATTTCAGCAGAGGCGGCCCGTGGAACAGAATACGAAGCGTTCGGAGGAAACAATCCCGATCACCAGACCATTCTTCCGTTTACCAGATGGATGGGAGGTTCGATGGACTATACACCGGGGATCTTCCAGACAAAACTGGATTACTACTTCCCGGGAGATACGCGTTTTGTGAAAACTACCCTTGCAAAACAGCTCGCACTTTATGTTACAATGTATATGCCCCTTCAGATGGCAGCCGATTTACCGGAAAACTATAAAAAGCATATGGATGCTTTCCAGTTTATCAAGGATGTAGCAGCCGATTGGGACGATACGAAAATTTTATCGGCAGAACCGGGAGATTATGTCATCACGGCAAGAAAAGCAAAAGGTACAGATACCTGGTTCGTTGGAGGGATTACCGATGAAAATAAACGTGAATATACCGTAGATTTTTCATTCCTGGATAAAGGTCAGAAATATGAAGCAACCATCTATGAAGACGGTAAAGATGCAGATTATATCAACAATCCGCAAAGCTATAACATCTACAAAAAGCAGATTACAAGCAAATCGAAAATCAATTTCAAAATGGTAAGAAGTGGTGGTTTTGCTGTAACGATCAAGAAAGTTAATAATTAAATTTTTAATAAAAAATGTTTTTTAGTGTGAATTTAATTTTCTATATTTGGTGAGATAAGTAAATTAATAACCCTTTAACTCATCTTTTATGAAAAAGAAATTTAAAATCACGAGTAATCTTGAACAAAAAGAAATTCTAAAAAAATCAATCCAGAACTCGGAAAATGAAAATGTAGATCTTTACAAATCCATTTTCGGAGGAATCAACAATTTAGGCCTTGTTCCCGGAACAGGAGGAGGTGGTGGAGTAATCATAGCGCCTCCGGGAGGAAGCTGTGATGTCGTAGCCATTTCAGGTGCATCAGCTGCTTATGACAGGCATGATACATTTTTAAGAGCTTAATTTACTGATTTTTAAAACTTTAGTTCTTCGCTGGTAAAATAGCGAAGAACTTTATTTATTTATAGAGATATGGTTACTTCTTTTGTTCTGAAGGTTGCAAGCAGATGCAACCTCAACTGTTCGTATTGTTACATGTATAATCTGGGAGATAAAACATATCTCAAACAACCCAAATTCATGTCGCTTGATACGATGACAACGTTCGCAGAAAAACTGTCACGCTACAGTGATCAATATGGCCTGAAATCCTTCCAGATTGTTTTTCATGGCGGTGAGCCCTTATTATATCCCAAAGAATTTTATAGGGAAAGCATAAAAATATTCAGAGAAAAACTCAGCGATTCCTATTTTGATTTTGTGCTTCAGACCAATGGTGTAGGTCTGGATGAAGAATGGTACCATCTGTTTAATGAATTAAGCATCCGGGTCGGTGTCAGCATAGACGGACCTAAAGAATATCACGATAAATACCGTGTTTTTCATAACGGGAAGGGATCTTACGATGAGGTTCGGACTGCCATACAGCTCGGTTTGGATAAAGGGATGCACGGCGTGTTATCCGTTGCCAACCTGAATATCAGCCCGAAGGAGCTGTACCAGGAATTTAAAGACCTCAATATTCTGAGTTTTAATCTTTTGCTTCCCGATGGGCATTTCGACAAACTGCCGGATGGTATCATCAGGGAAAAAGTTAATACCAGCGATTATACACCCTATGCCGATTGGCTGATCGAACTTTTTGCCATCTGGAAAAGTGATCCGGACCGGCCGAATATGAGGTTCTTCAAAACATTAATTCAGCTTATCGCAGGTGAAGAAGTGGGAGATCAGGTGCTCGGACTGAAAAAGAATGGGGTGGCCATCCTTGAGACCAATGGGAATCTGGAAGTGGCAGATTCTATAAGAGCCTGTTATGAGGGGATTACAAGAAATGACATTAACATCCATACCCACGAGATCGACGCTGTACTGGAAGATCCATTGTTTGATATATACATCAATTCCCACCAGATGGTTAACGAAAAATGCCTTAACTGTCCCATTTATGACATATGTGGAGGTGGCTTTCTTCTGAACAGGTATTCGAACGAGAATGGGTTTGATAATCCTACCATCTACTGTCACGATATGATAAAACTGGTAAGCTATATCCAGAATGACCTGATAAACAGTCTTCCTGAAGAGGTTTGCGAAGAAATGGATCTTACCAGGGTTTCTTATCACGAAATTGTAGAAGAGCTTGAAAATACAAGAGCGGTTTCCGTTCAGAAAAATATTAAAGATAAACTATTAGCCTACAGTTTAGCATGAGTTTAAAAAAAGGAATCAAAGTATATCCCTGCGGTATTCAGGACATTAAAGATCAGATTAGCATTAATTCGGGAGTAGGTCCTGTTACCAATTCCAATTCTGAAATCGAATATTACAGCAATGCCTATCTGCCTACGATGGATTGGCGTGGTCTTACGGATTCGGAATACAGAAAAATTTCTACGGCAGATGCCGGCAGTAAAATATTTAACACACTGGGCGTGGGTGCTATTCCGGAACAGTTGAAGGATCTATTTGAAAAATTAAATCTCAATGACTGTGAATCTCTTTTTGACGTCCCAAAGAAATTTCAGGAAAATGAAACACTCACAAAACAGATTAATGAATTAACCAATGTTTTTCTGGATGAGAAATCTTTACAGAGAAATTATAAGTTTCACCGCATCGCCAGATCTCTCCCCGATATGCAGAGTACGACCTTCCATCATTTGGGTCAGAACAAATTTAAATATACAGGACTGCATATTGATAAAAGCAGCTTTTTCACTCCTCATACTGCTTATAAGTCGGGGAACAGAATTTCAATCAATATAAGCACGGAATCACGCTATCTGTATTTTATTAATTTAACACTACGGCAGATCTATGGGGAAGTGCAGAAAAAATATGCGGAGAAAATAACGTCTGACAATATTGTTGAACAGTTTTTTAATCATTATCCCGGATATCCCGTGCTGAAGCTGGAAATAAAACCTTACCAATACTATATTGCTCCTACGGACAATTTCATCCATGACGGTACAACGCTCGGGAATAAAGGCTTTGACGTCACCATGGTCTATGTCGGAGTATTTGATAAATACTGAATCCCATGAAAAAACTAAAACCAGGAATTAAAATATACTCAGATCACAACGGCGGAACCCTGCAGATTAATTCAGGAGTTATTCATCATAGCCAGCAGGAGCCCAACGAATTTATTTTCAGAGGTGAAAGGTTTCTGCAGCAGTATGAACCCGAAGCCCATCTGCCCAAACGCGACTGGCGTACACCCGATCCGCAAGAATATAAAATCATTAAGGGTGATCATAAGAACAAAAAAGACTACAATTCCGTATTTACAGGAGAACTGCCTGAAAATATCCGTCGTCTTTTTACTGAACTGGATCTTGGGACAGCAACTTCCGAAGAAGAAGTCTTTGGTAAATTCAGACAGAATAAAGAACTCGTAGACCAGATCAATATCCATATCAATGAGTTTTTGCAGCAGATTTCTCTTGCCCCGTTCCGGTTTATGAGTCTTGCCACCAACTATGCCAACAGCGAAATCGTATCCCTGAACAGAAGAACACTGTCCGAAGGACAATCTATCGCTGATCTTCAATTTATAGGAGTTCATAAGGACAGCTCAAAAAATATGACCCTGCATACCGCTCATAGATTCGGAAACAGAATAACATTTAATTTAGGAAAGGAGTCGCGCTATTTACTCGTAACGAATCTCTCGATGCGGCAGGCATATCATATGATTAAAAGAGAAATAGACCTGAAAGAAAATGACGTAAATAATAAAAACATTACTTCGTATTTTATGAAGCTGTTTCCGGATTATCCTATGCTGAAAATAGAGCATAAACCTCATCATTTTTATATTGCGCCTACCGATAACTGTTTTCATGACGGGTCTACGCTTGGAAGTACATCCCTGGATATCGTCATGATCTATCTCGGTAAGTTTTTAATTTAATCTACTTTTTTTCACATGAAATATACTTTAGCTTTTTTACTCTTAACGATTTCGTACCTTCAGATTATGGCTCAGAAAAAACTTCCTGTCGTAAAAGCTAATTCATCCAAAGCCATCATTCTGGAAGAAGATACCGGGCTGAAAACCGACTGGAATATCGATCCTTCTGTAAAACCAGATGTATACACCGTCACCAAAATAAGCAAAGGCTCCAGAACGGTAAAGATAAAAACAGATATCGACTCCATCAGAATTACGGTGAAACAAGGCGAGAAAAAAGATTTTATCATTCTTCTTAAAGATAAAGATTCATGCCTTACACGAATCGAAAGCGCCGTTCCCAAAAATTTCAGTACGGTACGTCCTGCTTTTCACGACAGCATTCGTCTCGGAATCAATGAGCAGAATACCATGTTTGTAAAAACGCTGCTCAATAAAACAGATTCTCTGGTTCTTAATTTTGATACCGGAAGCAATAACCTTTCCCTGACCCGGGAAACGCTCAAAGATAAAATCAAAGAACAGCTCAAAGGAAGAGTCAATGTCCTGTCTATCGGAAACAAAAAATACGATGGCTTCAGAATCTATCAGGTTGAGCTATCGGGACATGGCACCGATGGGAGATTTGGCTGGGACCTGTTTGACGGAATGGTAGTAGAACTGAATTATGACAAAGGAATAATGGTGGTACATTCTGAACTTCCCGAATTTGTAAAAAAAGATAAGGCATATCAGCCGTTGGATATCATCTATTTTGATCAACTGTTCTTCGTTGAAACAACCATAAAACAGGGGAGAAAAACGCTGAAAGACTGGTTTCTGTTCGATACAGGATACCAGAGAACCGTAATGCTGGATGGTCCTCTGCTGAAGGAGCAGCAATTTCCGGCCGATCAGATGAAAATAATAAAAAAAGTAGTGATGAAGGGAGGACAGGGGAATGAAATCCCCGTTATCACAGCGAATCTGGAATCCCTGAGCCTCGGAAAATATCATCTTAAAAACATTCCTTCCCAGGTTCTTTCTGAAAGCAGACCGGTAAAAGATAAAAAAATGAATATCCTGGGCAACGAAATTTTGAAGAGATTTAATATCTTTCTTGATTTTCAGCATAATGTCATTTATCTGAAGCCCAATAAACTCTTTAATGATGCCTATATTGAAAAGCAGTAAAGAAGCGGTAAAATAAATATTCCTTAACTTTATCATCCTTAAAGCCTTCGTACCTTTAAGGATTTTTTTATTTATAAATATTTTATTCTTATTTAATGATGATGTTGACTAAAATTTTTAACAAGCAGAATCTCTTTCTTCTTCTGTTAATCGTAATGGTCTTGATGGCAAAACTGGTCCCGTTTCATGAATCCTACAACCGGTATTTCAACCTTTCTGCTTTTATAGACTGGGGTATCGCCGGGATTTTCTTGCTGTACGGACTTAAACTGAATCTGAAAGAAGTCATAAAAGATATTTCCAACTGGAAATTACATCTCCTGATTCAGTCCGGAACTTTTATCCTCTTTCCACTGCTTGTCCTGCTGTTTTACCCTTTGGTAAACGGTTCGCAATATGAGAATGTCTGGCTTTCGATATTTTTTCTCGCGTGTCTGCCATCCACGGTTTCATCATCCGTAGTGATGGTGTCCATTGCCAGAGGAAATGTAACTTCAGCTATTTTTAATGCCTCGATTTCAGGATTAATCGGTATTGTGATGACACCACTCCTGATGAGCTTTTTCCTTGAACCGGATTCAGGATCAGGAAATCATGGTGAAGTTGTACAGCAATTGCTGATGAAGGTCTTATTACCTATCGTACTGGGAATACTCTTAAACCCCGTTTTTAAAAAATGGGTCACAAAGTATTCTGCGGTGATCGCCGAATTCGACAGGCTGATCATATTATTAATTGTGTATGAAAGTTTTTCAACAGCATTCATAGAAAAAATATTCGTATCCGTACCTCCCATTGTATTTTTAATCCTGGCGCTGAGTGTGGTCTTCCTGTTTTTTGCCGTTTAACATATCCTGCAGTTTTTTGCCGGAAAAATGAAATTTAATACCGAAGATATCATCACCTTCACTTTCTGCGGATCAAAAAAATCCCTGGTTCACGGCAGTCTTTTCTTACTGGTATTAGGAATCCCCGACGACCGGAAGGTGCTGTTTCTGCTTCCGGTCATGATATATCACAGTTTCCAGTTATTTTATGTAAGCTGGCTGGCCAATAAAATTGCACATAGAGCTTCTTGAGTTTAAAATATATTTAATTATCTTTATTTCCATGAAAAAAATGAAGAGAGCAGTGCTGGTATTTTTGATGATGATAATGAGCGTAAGCTCCAATGCACAAAATATCATCCAGATCATAGGACAGAACGGGCCATTCAGAAAAGACACGGTTATAAATCTTAAAAATAACTCTGAACAGACCCACCTTCCGGTTTCCATTATCAAAGGAAAAGAAGCAGGACCAGTCTTCAGCATCGTAGCAGGAATTCATGGTTACGAATATCCACCTGTTATTGCGGTTCAGGAACTGTTGAAAGAAATAAAACCGGAAAATGTAAAGGGAACTTTAATCATCGTACCCATTGCCAATATGGAAGCTTTTCGGGAAAGAACCCCTTTCCTAAATCCAGTAGATCGTAAAAATTTAAATACTGCTTTTCCGGGATCACCTGCCGGAACGGTCACGGATCAGATTGCCGATGCTCTTACCAAAGAAATTATTTCCAATTCCTCGATCTTTT encodes:
- a CDS encoding pepsin/retropepsin-like aspartic protease family protein, with product MKYTLAFLLLTISYLQIMAQKKLPVVKANSSKAIILEEDTGLKTDWNIDPSVKPDVYTVTKISKGSRTVKIKTDIDSIRITVKQGEKKDFIILLKDKDSCLTRIESAVPKNFSTVRPAFHDSIRLGINEQNTMFVKTLLNKTDSLVLNFDTGSNNLSLTRETLKDKIKEQLKGRVNVLSIGNKKYDGFRIYQVELSGHGTDGRFGWDLFDGMVVELNYDKGIMVVHSELPEFVKKDKAYQPLDIIYFDQLFFVETTIKQGRKTLKDWFLFDTGYQRTVMLDGPLLKEQQFPADQMKIIKKVVMKGGQGNEIPVITANLESLSLGKYHLKNIPSQVLSESRPVKDKKMNILGNEILKRFNIFLDFQHNVIYLKPNKLFNDAYIEKQ
- a CDS encoding SusF/SusE family outer membrane protein, which gives rise to MKHLFKILIIAFVSFLVISCEKDEDQAIITETTKGKISTDKTTLILDKNNPDDVALNVTWSKSAFDVPVVFTQQVQFGIKGKNFEGASNVEAINSPITFTNKQLNSIALSLGANSNVVAEIEVRLKTLIGAAPFYSEVATLSVTPYLLGPVYNFTDLYLIGDATSAGWDNLKTNTKFVPLQKSATAGVYSYTGYFAVGGFKMIKTPGEWTVQYGLGSSSGILSTDSGSGNISVTTAGYYKLTVNTTTLTYTFAPVTPPTATYTSISMIGTASGDWSTDVDLQQSTFDPHIWVKKNVLLNSGEFKFRANHAWTTSWGVAEEFFGIATTSGGNIPLTTSFTYNVYFNDITGGYTAIPYYP
- a CDS encoding glycoside hydrolase family 97 protein, which encodes MKKITVGAVLLSMMFAGVNAQSLKSPDGKFEMDFQLKGGIPYYDLKYNGKTVVEDSKLGLRLFKDTSIKFASEIAKPEDAKFDLNSGFTKTAEKRDSKNESWQPVLGEKKNYINHYNELAVTLNQATTDRSIIVKFRLFNDGLGFRYEFPQQKNLNYFVIREEDSEIDFPSDMKAWWMVADYDSQEYQYQETKVSEIPARWPKAADANASQTLIKNAVQSPLMLKKEGKEPLYINVAEAAVLDYPASHLEVDAQNFKLKTHLTADRQGAKGYIQTPSVTPWRTIIVAPKAEEVMDSKMIFNLNEPTKYTDTSYIHPTKYMGVWWEMIIGKSQWAYGQPESNVRLGQTDFAKLTPNGKHAANNTKVKEYIDFAAENGFQGLLIEGWNVGWEDWFGHSKEFVFDFITPYPDFDIKMLNEYAHSKGIKLIMHHETSGSATNYERWADKAFQLMNKYGYDAVKTGYVGDIIPRGEHHYSQWTINHFYRIAEKANEYKIMINSHESVRPTGESRTYPNYISAEAARGTEYEAFGGNNPDHQTILPFTRWMGGSMDYTPGIFQTKLDYYFPGDTRFVKTTLAKQLALYVTMYMPLQMAADLPENYKKHMDAFQFIKDVAADWDDTKILSAEPGDYVITARKAKGTDTWFVGGITDENKREYTVDFSFLDKGQKYEATIYEDGKDADYINNPQSYNIYKKQITSKSKINFKMVRSGGFAVTIKKVNN
- a CDS encoding radical SAM protein, whose product is MVTSFVLKVASRCNLNCSYCYMYNLGDKTYLKQPKFMSLDTMTTFAEKLSRYSDQYGLKSFQIVFHGGEPLLYPKEFYRESIKIFREKLSDSYFDFVLQTNGVGLDEEWYHLFNELSIRVGVSIDGPKEYHDKYRVFHNGKGSYDEVRTAIQLGLDKGMHGVLSVANLNISPKELYQEFKDLNILSFNLLLPDGHFDKLPDGIIREKVNTSDYTPYADWLIELFAIWKSDPDRPNMRFFKTLIQLIAGEEVGDQVLGLKKNGVAILETNGNLEVADSIRACYEGITRNDINIHTHEIDAVLEDPLFDIYINSHQMVNEKCLNCPIYDICGGGFLLNRYSNENGFDNPTIYCHDMIKLVSYIQNDLINSLPEEVCEEMDLTRVSYHEIVEELENTRAVSVQKNIKDKLLAYSLA